Proteins encoded together in one Pseudomonadota bacterium window:
- a CDS encoding cytochrome ubiquinol oxidase subunit I: protein MFDGLDALLLARIQFAFTVSFHFIFPAFSIGLASFLAVLEGLWLKTGKTLYLDLFKYWRKIFAIAFAMGVVSGIVMSYQFGTNWSVFSDKAGPVIGPLMAYEVLTAFFLEAGFLGVMLFGMDKVGRKLHFTATLMVAIGTCISAFWILSVNSWMQTPVGYEIAENGQFVPGESWWAIIFSPSFPYRLVHTVLAAYLTTAFVVGAVGAWHLLRDKAEPHARKMFSMAMWMAALVAPIQIFAGDMHGLNTLEHQPQKVMAMEGHYESHAEGAPLYLFGIPNDDEQRLDWAFGIPKLSSLILKHDLDAPLEGLDTIPDDEQPPVGIVFWSFRIMVGLGLLMMLIGAVSLFARWRKKLYDWPWLHKWALLMGPSGFVAVIAGWVTTEVGRQPYTIYGALTTAESVSPLDAPAVGASLLAFVVTYFIMFGAGTWYILRLMHKPVTGKEEVAEKGPIRTAGMRSGNNLAGQPA, encoded by the coding sequence ATGTTCGATGGTCTCGACGCCCTGTTGCTCGCGCGAATACAATTTGCCTTCACCGTCAGCTTTCATTTCATCTTTCCCGCCTTCTCTATCGGTCTGGCGAGTTTCCTGGCGGTGCTCGAGGGGCTGTGGCTGAAAACCGGCAAAACGCTCTATCTTGACCTGTTCAAATATTGGCGAAAGATATTCGCCATCGCTTTCGCCATGGGCGTCGTCTCAGGTATCGTCATGTCCTATCAGTTCGGCACCAACTGGTCGGTATTCTCCGACAAGGCGGGACCGGTGATCGGACCGCTCATGGCGTATGAGGTACTCACCGCCTTTTTCCTTGAGGCCGGTTTTCTCGGCGTGATGCTGTTCGGCATGGACAAGGTCGGACGCAAACTGCACTTTACCGCAACGCTGATGGTCGCCATTGGCACCTGTATCTCCGCCTTCTGGATCCTCTCGGTCAATAGCTGGATGCAGACGCCAGTCGGCTATGAGATTGCCGAAAATGGCCAGTTCGTGCCCGGTGAGAGCTGGTGGGCGATCATCTTCAGTCCCAGCTTCCCCTATCGCCTGGTGCACACGGTGCTGGCGGCCTATCTCACCACCGCCTTTGTCGTCGGCGCGGTCGGGGCCTGGCATTTGCTGCGCGACAAGGCCGAACCGCATGCGCGCAAAATGTTCTCCATGGCGATGTGGATGGCGGCTTTGGTAGCGCCGATCCAGATTTTCGCCGGTGACATGCACGGCCTCAACACGCTGGAGCATCAGCCGCAAAAGGTGATGGCGATGGAAGGCCATTATGAAAGCCATGCAGAAGGCGCGCCGCTTTATCTCTTCGGCATTCCCAATGACGACGAACAACGGCTCGACTGGGCCTTTGGCATTCCCAAATTGTCCTCGCTCATCCTCAAACATGATCTCGACGCACCGCTGGAAGGCCTCGACACCATCCCCGATGACGAACAACCGCCTGTGGGCATCGTCTTCTGGTCGTTCCGTATCATGGTCGGCTTGGGGCTGTTGATGATGCTGATCGGCGCGGTCAGCCTGTTCGCACGCTGGCGCAAAAAGCTCTATGACTGGCCATGGCTGCACAAATGGGCGTTGCTGATGGGCCCAAGCGGTTTTGTTGCTGTCATTGCCGGATGGGTGACCACCGAAGTCGGTCGCCAGCCCTATACCATCTATGGTGCGCTCACCACGGCAGAAAGCGTCTCACCACTTGATGCACCAGCTGTCGGCGCATCACTGCTGGCGTTCGTGGTGACGTATTTCATCATGTTCGGCGCCGGTACCTGGTACATATTGCGCCTGATGCACAAGCCGGTGACCGGCAAGGAAGAAGTGGCCGAAAAGGGCCCGATCCGCACCGCTGGAATGCGCTCGGGCAATAATCTGGCGGGGCAACCGGCATGA
- a CDS encoding acyl-CoA dehydrogenase family protein translates to MENLGSIGYSEEQIELMNVAASFCAEKSPIEKVRTLLDDAQGYDGDVWQEIAELGWLAIAIPEAQGGVGLSLGEVVPIVEQMGRRLMTTPFADTSLAAQALVAGGTEAQQEEYLPRIAEGAVATLALNEAHGDWDLHNITASASQSGDTVTLSGEKLLVPYAAQAELIIASVTLDGAPRLVIIPQDALPDSALRRETIIDETRRTYALKLDGITLPASALLDEAKTKTSFEHIHLTAVLLQAAEMAGGTQAVIDYTLDYLKTRKQFGKTIGEYQALKHPITNAYVDYEKARSHVYSAAHCFNDQGMGEIATRMAKAACDKVYGFAADRAIQFHGGFGFTHDCDAQLYRRAAIWHASQHGDGAWHRAKLADLLF, encoded by the coding sequence ATGGAAAATCTAGGGTCTATCGGATATTCCGAAGAGCAGATCGAGCTGATGAATGTCGCGGCCAGCTTCTGCGCCGAGAAATCCCCCATCGAAAAAGTCCGCACCCTGCTCGACGATGCACAGGGCTATGACGGCGATGTCTGGCAAGAAATTGCCGAGCTCGGCTGGCTCGCCATCGCCATCCCCGAAGCGCAGGGCGGCGTGGGACTGTCACTGGGCGAGGTCGTGCCGATTGTGGAGCAAATGGGCCGCCGACTGATGACCACGCCCTTCGCCGACACCAGCTTGGCCGCACAGGCACTGGTTGCAGGTGGCACTGAGGCGCAGCAGGAAGAATATCTGCCCAGGATCGCAGAAGGCGCAGTCGCGACATTGGCGCTCAATGAAGCGCATGGTGACTGGGACCTGCACAATATCACCGCCAGCGCCAGTCAGAGCGGCGACACTGTCACGCTCAGTGGCGAGAAGCTGCTGGTGCCCTATGCCGCGCAGGCAGAACTTATCATCGCCTCGGTAACGCTGGATGGCGCGCCGCGTCTCGTCATCATCCCGCAAGACGCGCTGCCCGACAGTGCGCTGCGCCGCGAGACCATCATCGACGAAACCCGCCGTACCTATGCGCTGAAGCTGGATGGTATCACCCTGCCCGCCTCTGCGCTGCTTGACGAGGCCAAAACCAAAACCAGTTTCGAGCATATCCATCTTACCGCCGTGCTGCTGCAAGCGGCGGAAATGGCGGGCGGCACCCAGGCAGTGATCGACTACACGCTGGATTATCTCAAAACCCGCAAACAGTTCGGCAAGACCATTGGCGAGTATCAGGCGCTCAAACACCCGATCACCAATGCCTATGTCGATTATGAAAAGGCGCGCAGCCATGTCTATTCGGCGGCGCATTGCTTCAACGATCAGGGCATGGGCGAGATCGCGACGCGCATGGCCAAGGCGGCGTGCGACAAGGTCTATGGTTTCGCCGCAGACCGGGCAATCCAGTTCCATGGCGGCTTCGGCTTCACCCATGATTGCGATGCCCAACTTTATCGCCGCGCCGCCATCTGGCACGCCTCGCAACATGGCGACGGTGCCTGGCACCGTGCCAAGCTGGCCGATTTGCTGTTCTAG
- a CDS encoding cation:proton antiporter, with translation MHPEIPYLREIIVFLVAAGLVVPLVRRLGVSPVLGFLFVGLVIGPYGVGRLVGETPVLEYMVFSDLEGVRQFAELGVVFLLFTIGLELSVAQLWGMRRLVFGFGGAQVAVSALAIGAIAYWYGNALVAATTFGLCLALSSTALVMQLLTESRRLSTPAGRASFGVLLLQDLAVVPILFFVGVAGATVEGSMALAAGKAIGQAVLVIAAIFLIGRMIVRPFLRFVGSTGSREVFMAAVVLLVLVTAAVTAQAGLSMALGAFLAGLLFAGTEYRHQIAADIEPFKGLLLGLFFISVGMSLDIVAVWTDIEMVLLSVVGLLLLKGCILYGLARAFRLPKDVSAETAVLMSQGGEFAFVVITAALSLSLLDPDAARFILLVVVVTMFLTPFLAIAGRQLGEAIRTRNADMPGSDAPIDDEHPVIIGGFGRVGKMLAQLLDEQRIPYVAIDNDPALVDRERQAGANVYFGDASQPELLTHLGIESAAAFATTMDQPGSAAPLIKTVKGNWPHVPIMARARDVDHARHLLDHGATNAVPETVEASLELCERLLTSIGIPEDAARSIVDEQRSAIIIGREG, from the coding sequence GTGCATCCCGAAATTCCCTATCTGCGTGAAATCATCGTCTTTCTGGTCGCTGCCGGACTGGTGGTGCCGCTGGTGCGGCGGCTCGGAGTCAGCCCGGTGCTTGGGTTTCTCTTCGTCGGGCTGGTTATCGGGCCCTATGGCGTCGGCCGGCTGGTCGGGGAGACGCCGGTGCTGGAATATATGGTGTTCAGCGATCTGGAGGGCGTGCGCCAATTTGCCGAGCTGGGCGTGGTCTTTCTGCTGTTCACCATCGGCTTGGAACTGTCGGTTGCACAGCTATGGGGGATGCGGCGGCTGGTGTTTGGCTTTGGTGGCGCGCAGGTTGCCGTCAGCGCGCTGGCTATTGGTGCCATCGCTTACTGGTATGGCAATGCGCTGGTCGCTGCGACGACCTTCGGCCTGTGCCTAGCCCTCTCCTCAACCGCGCTGGTGATGCAGTTGCTTACCGAAAGCCGTCGCCTCAGCACCCCGGCCGGTCGCGCCAGCTTCGGCGTTCTTCTGTTGCAGGACCTTGCGGTGGTGCCAATCCTGTTCTTTGTCGGCGTCGCCGGTGCCACGGTCGAGGGATCAATGGCGCTGGCTGCCGGCAAGGCCATCGGCCAGGCGGTGCTGGTCATCGCCGCCATCTTCCTGATCGGGCGGATGATCGTGAGGCCATTTCTGCGCTTTGTCGGCAGCACCGGCAGCCGCGAGGTGTTCATGGCCGCGGTCGTGTTGCTGGTGCTGGTCACCGCTGCGGTCACCGCCCAGGCGGGGCTATCGATGGCGCTCGGCGCATTCCTTGCCGGGCTGCTGTTCGCCGGGACCGAATATCGTCACCAGATCGCCGCCGATATCGAACCGTTCAAGGGCCTGTTGCTCGGCCTGTTCTTCATCTCGGTCGGCATGAGCCTCGATATCGTCGCGGTCTGGACCGATATCGAGATGGTGCTGCTCTCGGTTGTCGGGCTGCTGCTGCTCAAGGGATGCATTCTCTATGGCCTCGCCCGGGCGTTCCGCCTGCCAAAAGATGTCAGCGCCGAAACTGCCGTGCTGATGAGCCAGGGCGGTGAGTTCGCCTTTGTCGTCATCACCGCCGCGCTGTCGCTGTCGTTGCTCGATCCCGATGCGGCGCGGTTCATTTTGCTGGTGGTGGTGGTCACGATGTTCCTCACGCCGTTCCTCGCCATTGCCGGCCGGCAGTTGGGCGAAGCAATCCGCACGCGCAATGCCGATATGCCGGGCAGCGATGCCCCAATCGATGACGAGCATCCGGTGATCATCGGCGGCTTTGGCCGGGTCGGCAAGATGCTGGCCCAGCTGTTAGATGAGCAGCGTATCCCCTATGTCGCCATCGACAATGACCCGGCGCTGGTCGATCGTGAACGCCAGGCAGGAGCTAATGTCTATTTTGGCGATGCCAGCCAGCCCGAATTGCTTACCCATCTCGGCATCGAAAGCGCCGCCGCCTTTGCCACCACCATGGACCAGCCGGGTTCTGCCGCACCGCTGATAAAGACGGTCAAGGGCAACTGGCCGCATGTGCCGATCATGGCCCGCGCCCGCGATGTCGACCATGCACGCCACTTGCTCGACCATGGCGCAACCAATGCGGTACCCGAGACGGTTGAGGCCAGTCTGGAGCTGTGCGAACGGCTGCTGACCAGCATCGGCATCCCCGAAGATGCCGCGCGCAGCATTGTCGATGAGCAGCGCAGCGCGATCATTATCGGGCGCGAAGGTTAG
- a CDS encoding acyl-CoA dehydrogenase family protein, translated as MSKPSEAELKDFEAQADAWFKENTVTDPGFMLPLTFMEVSTDEQFDFLCDWQRKVYEAGYLGTSWPSEYGGHGMHPDFQRVATRAMKKYDGPIILNAIGIGWAGPLLMDIGSEEDKKKYIKGMLSAEDIWCQGFSEPEHGSDLGSAQLKAVRDGDEYVLNGSKIWTSLGDRAKYMILLARTSNDGPNKYAGLSFFLIPMKIPGIETRRIKKLTGEYGFVQTFFTDARVPAEGLVGKEGDGWMVAMKTLEYERGAKVNPAGGYYIKELDAMGVVDLARKAERAGKPLLDDPVMRDKMVEQMMEIQALNLNNQRRRMAPLNQDRPMGLAMMNKLARTEMIRDLTEFSLAFQGSRAGYYVGDENAVDDGYWHRSYLNSFSATIGGGTSEIQRNIVAEHVLGLPKGR; from the coding sequence ATGTCCAAGCCGAGCGAGGCGGAGCTGAAGGACTTTGAGGCCCAGGCCGATGCCTGGTTCAAGGAGAACACCGTCACCGATCCCGGTTTCATGCTGCCGCTGACCTTTATGGAAGTCAGCACCGATGAACAGTTTGATTTCCTCTGCGACTGGCAGCGCAAGGTCTATGAAGCGGGTTATCTCGGCACCAGCTGGCCATCCGAATATGGCGGCCATGGGATGCACCCGGACTTCCAGCGCGTCGCCACCCGGGCGATGAAGAAATATGACGGCCCGATCATCCTCAACGCCATCGGCATTGGCTGGGCCGGACCGCTGCTGATGGATATCGGCAGTGAGGAAGATAAAAAGAAATATATCAAAGGGATGTTGAGCGCAGAGGACATCTGGTGTCAGGGTTTCTCCGAGCCGGAACATGGCTCCGACCTTGGCAGTGCGCAATTGAAAGCCGTGCGGGACGGCGATGAATATGTCCTCAACGGCTCGAAAATCTGGACCTCGCTCGGCGACCGCGCCAAATATATGATCCTGCTGGCACGCACCAGCAATGACGGCCCGAACAAATATGCAGGTCTAAGCTTCTTCCTGATTCCGATGAAAATCCCCGGTATCGAGACCAGGCGGATCAAGAAGCTCACCGGCGAATATGGCTTTGTCCAGACCTTCTTCACCGATGCCCGCGTGCCCGCCGAAGGGCTGGTCGGCAAGGAAGGTGATGGCTGGATGGTGGCGATGAAAACGCTCGAATATGAGCGCGGCGCCAAGGTCAATCCGGCGGGCGGCTATTATATCAAGGAACTCGACGCGATGGGCGTGGTCGATCTGGCGCGTAAAGCGGAACGCGCGGGCAAGCCTTTGCTCGACGATCCGGTGATGCGCGACAAGATGGTCGAGCAGATGATGGAAATCCAGGCGCTCAACCTCAACAACCAGCGCCGCCGCATGGCGCCGCTCAATCAGGACCGGCCCATGGGTCTGGCGATGATGAACAAGCTGGCGCGCACCGAAATGATCCGCGATCTGACCGAATTTTCTCTGGCCTTTCAGGGAAGCAGGGCCGGCTATTATGTCGGCGACGAGAATGCGGTCGATGATGGCTATTGGCACCGCAGCTATTTGAACAGCTTCTCCGCCACCATTGGCGGCGGCACATCGGAGATTCAGCGCAATATCGTCGCCGAGCATGTGCTGGGCCTGCCCAAAGGGCGCTAA
- a CDS encoding PepSY-associated TM helix domain-containing protein, protein MANRERQIRIYDMHSWTGIALGIMLFVVCFTGSIALFYNEFRGWEDPAARIEPTEQPVIMHGVFTEWLAENMDGREVTYVGFTAPGNRHQDFFEGFLNLRGEDGEIEFLRQRWDPNTGAAIATREEGANRFLYDLHRDLSWPEVLGGRTVGRAIVGIVGIAFMLLVLTGIIAHTKITKELFSLRYLKSVRLKWQDTHKVFGLWTVPFSSMIAFTGAYLGVIALLAPLLAAITVKGDTEKLVEAIGLGVAEKAGIEAEMMPVDQALTIPHPETGAKAVSINVENWGDANAAYTINYPVDDRLVYYDQHKISAVDGRALPTPEFLSPTKPLPRTLAALSPLHYGIFGGIALKIGYFLMGMAIAVMAALGNMMWVERRLHGGEGNKSEKFYRRLSALTTGVCGGMPLASVAILHFDKFYWGAEAGRMSSVISAFFIVWLATLVFAFTRSNQYRTARELLAATGLTMLALPISNGLATGDFLWSAFGTAASVSAWFDLAFLIFGAIICAVAMKMPASRPIDLRRAKKASEIIEPDVDPSLQPAE, encoded by the coding sequence ATGGCCAATCGCGAACGTCAGATCCGTATTTACGACATGCACAGCTGGACCGGCATTGCGCTCGGTATCATGCTGTTTGTGGTTTGCTTCACCGGATCGATAGCGCTTTTCTACAATGAGTTCAGGGGCTGGGAAGACCCGGCCGCGCGGATTGAGCCGACCGAGCAACCGGTCATTATGCATGGCGTTTTCACCGAATGGCTTGCCGAGAATATGGACGGACGTGAAGTCACCTATGTCGGTTTCACAGCGCCGGGCAACCGCCATCAGGACTTTTTCGAGGGCTTTCTCAACCTGCGGGGCGAGGATGGCGAGATCGAATTTTTGCGCCAGCGCTGGGACCCGAATACGGGCGCGGCAATCGCGACACGCGAAGAAGGCGCCAACCGCTTCCTCTATGACCTGCATCGGGATCTCTCATGGCCCGAAGTGCTGGGTGGCCGCACTGTCGGACGCGCCATTGTCGGCATTGTCGGCATCGCGTTCATGCTGCTCGTGCTGACCGGGATCATCGCGCACACCAAGATTACCAAGGAGCTGTTCTCGCTGCGCTATCTCAAATCGGTACGGCTGAAATGGCAGGATACGCACAAGGTCTTCGGTCTTTGGACTGTGCCTTTCTCTTCGATGATTGCCTTTACCGGGGCTTATCTTGGCGTCATAGCATTGCTGGCACCCTTGCTGGCCGCAATCACCGTCAAGGGCGATACCGAAAAGCTCGTCGAGGCCATTGGCCTGGGCGTAGCGGAAAAAGCCGGTATCGAGGCAGAAATGATGCCCGTCGATCAGGCACTCACTATCCCTCATCCCGAGACGGGTGCAAAAGCCGTTTCCATCAATGTCGAGAATTGGGGCGACGCCAATGCCGCGTACACTATCAACTACCCGGTTGATGATCGTCTGGTCTATTATGATCAGCACAAGATCAGCGCCGTGGATGGCAGAGCGCTGCCCACGCCCGAATTCCTGTCTCCCACCAAGCCATTGCCCCGCACCCTGGCGGCACTCTCACCGCTGCATTACGGGATTTTTGGCGGTATCGCACTGAAGATCGGCTATTTCCTGATGGGCATGGCGATTGCTGTCATGGCCGCGCTGGGCAATATGATGTGGGTCGAACGGCGACTGCATGGCGGTGAAGGCAATAAGAGCGAGAAATTCTATCGCCGTCTCAGCGCACTGACCACCGGCGTTTGCGGCGGCATGCCACTGGCCAGCGTCGCTATCCTGCACTTTGACAAATTCTACTGGGGCGCGGAAGCCGGTCGGATGAGCAGCGTCATTAGCGCTTTCTTCATCGTCTGGCTGGCGACACTGGTCTTCGCCTTTACGCGGAGCAATCAGTATCGCACCGCACGTGAGCTTTTGGCGGCAACCGGTCTCACCATGCTCGCGCTGCCGATCAGCAATGGACTAGCCACAGGTGACTTCCTCTGGTCCGCTTTCGGTACCGCAGCCAGCGTATCAGCCTGGTTCGATCTTGCGTTCCTCATTTTTGGTGCGATAATCTGCGCCGTCGCAATGAAAATGCCGGCCAGCCGGCCGATCGATTTGCGCCGCGCCAAAAAGGCATCAGAAATCATCGAACCTGATGTTGATCCTAGCTTACAGCCTGCGGAATAA
- the cydB gene encoding cytochrome d ubiquinol oxidase subunit II: protein MTIDLSLIWAFIIAFAVFLYVVLDGFDLGIGIIFPTLKDKAQRDKAMNSVAPVWDGNETWLVLGAGGLFAAFPLAYAVILPAVYPPITAMLLGLVLRGVAFEGRWRDPGHEKFWDFAFTAGSLVAALCQGITLGALLQGIEVEGRNYAGGWLDWLSPYSLLTGVGTTVGYALLGSTWLIMKTDGPIQERAYWLSWRLFPATLLLLGLVSLTTPFLDAEYWRHWFDFPNIIFTAQVPLLTLIITVLLFRGLKKRQEYTPFLLTLALFLMGMIGLGISMFPYIVPESITIWDAATDPSSQLFMLVGTVIIVPVILAYTGWAYWVFRGKVSDAGYH from the coding sequence TTGACCATTGACCTCTCGCTGATCTGGGCGTTTATCATCGCCTTTGCCGTCTTCCTCTACGTCGTTCTGGACGGCTTTGACCTTGGCATCGGCATTATCTTCCCGACACTGAAAGACAAAGCGCAGCGCGACAAGGCGATGAACTCGGTCGCGCCGGTATGGGATGGCAATGAAACTTGGCTCGTGCTCGGCGCAGGCGGGCTGTTTGCTGCCTTTCCGCTGGCCTATGCGGTGATCCTACCCGCCGTCTATCCGCCGATTACCGCGATGCTGCTCGGCCTGGTTTTGCGCGGTGTCGCCTTTGAAGGCCGTTGGCGTGACCCAGGGCATGAGAAGTTCTGGGACTTTGCCTTTACCGCCGGATCGCTGGTCGCGGCGCTGTGTCAGGGCATTACTCTGGGCGCGCTGCTCCAGGGCATTGAGGTTGAAGGCCGCAACTATGCAGGTGGCTGGCTTGACTGGCTGTCGCCCTACAGTCTGCTCACCGGTGTCGGCACGACGGTTGGCTATGCTCTGCTCGGCAGCACCTGGTTGATTATGAAGACCGACGGCCCGATACAGGAGCGCGCCTATTGGCTCAGCTGGCGGCTGTTTCCGGCAACGCTGCTGCTGCTCGGGCTGGTCAGTCTCACCACGCCATTTCTTGATGCGGAATATTGGCGGCACTGGTTCGATTTCCCGAACATCATCTTCACCGCGCAAGTGCCGTTGCTGACGCTGATCATCACGGTACTGCTGTTTCGCGGCCTCAAAAAGCGACAGGAATATACCCCTTTCCTGCTCACGCTGGCGCTGTTCCTGATGGGAATGATCGGTCTGGGTATCTCGATGTTTCCCTATATCGTACCGGAGAGCATCACCATCTGGGATGCCGCCACCGACCCCAGCAGCCAGCTGTTCATGCTGGTCGGTACGGTCATCATCGTACCGGTCATCCTGGCCTATACCGGCTGGGCCTACTGGGTGTTCCGCGGCAAAGTATCGGACGCGGGCTATCATTAG
- a CDS encoding M14 family metallopeptidase, whose translation MHPDLIDYIPPELANIGPRDIKQLFERPTLIALEGGRDETLFISTLLHGNETTSFQVLQYLEQRFRNVKPRRNLMIFIGNVDATAAGVRMLEGQEDFNRIWAHGTTDYHALAQSVIDIVRRGNLFASIDIHNNSGTNPHYGCVNTLRPADLHLASLFGPLSVFYRNPSTTQSIAFAELCPAITLECGQSGDESGLEAAIRLIDRVLALDAFATTPLEEPTRLFETVGRVVIAPDCTISFDGGDSYEAADLSLQPELAGLNFTHLPAGHVWGTSRRAQSPLRVVDEHGQDLTEEFFRYDGGTIRLSRDSTPSMISFSHDAIRQDCLCYLMQAIEA comes from the coding sequence ATGCACCCTGATCTGATCGATTATATTCCGCCCGAACTCGCCAATATCGGTCCGCGCGATATCAAGCAGCTGTTCGAGCGCCCGACGCTGATCGCGCTGGAGGGCGGTCGCGACGAGACGCTGTTTATCTCCACCCTGCTGCACGGCAATGAGACCACCAGCTTTCAGGTGCTGCAATATCTTGAGCAGCGCTTTCGCAATGTGAAGCCAAGACGCAATCTGATGATCTTTATCGGCAATGTCGATGCCACTGCGGCGGGTGTACGGATGCTGGAGGGCCAGGAGGATTTCAACCGTATCTGGGCACATGGCACCACCGACTATCATGCGCTGGCGCAATCGGTGATCGACATTGTCCGGCGCGGCAATCTGTTCGCCAGCATCGACATTCACAATAATAGCGGCACCAATCCGCATTATGGCTGTGTCAATACACTGCGCCCTGCCGACTTGCATCTGGCCTCGCTTTTCGGACCTTTAAGCGTGTTCTACCGCAACCCCAGCACCACCCAATCCATCGCCTTTGCCGAACTGTGCCCGGCAATAACGCTGGAATGCGGCCAGAGCGGCGATGAATCAGGCCTGGAGGCGGCGATCCGGCTGATCGACCGGGTGCTGGCGCTCGATGCCTTTGCCACCACCCCGCTTGAGGAGCCGACCCGGCTGTTCGAGACAGTGGGCCGCGTGGTGATCGCGCCCGATTGCACCATATCCTTTGATGGCGGCGACAGCTACGAAGCCGCCGACCTCAGCCTGCAGCCCGAACTGGCAGGGCTGAATTTCACCCATTTGCCTGCGGGTCATGTCTGGGGCACCAGTCGCCGCGCACAATCGCCGCTCCGGGTGGTAGACGAACATGGTCAAGACCTTACAGAAGAATTTTTCCGCTATGATGGGGGCACGATCCGGCTCAGTCGCGACAGCACCCCGTCGATGATCAGTTTCAGCCACGATGCCATCCGCCAGGATTGTCTGTGCTATCTGATGCAGGCGATAGAAGCTTGA
- a CDS encoding DUF2474 domain-containing protein: MAKRNTPLPPDPAANTPLWKRLGWMALIWGASVTFIGVVAYLIRWWINS; this comes from the coding sequence ATGGCTAAACGCAATACCCCGCTACCCCCCGACCCCGCCGCCAATACGCCGCTGTGGAAGCGGCTGGGCTGGATGGCATTGATCTGGGGTGCCAGCGTCACGTTTATCGGCGTGGTGGCCTATCTGATCCGCTGGTGGATCAACAGCTAG